One segment of Pseudomonas sp. FP2196 DNA contains the following:
- a CDS encoding DUF2931 family protein, whose protein sequence is MKLFATLLCALFVAGCHADPLSAKNDPKSPWWELGFTEPRYMKVWVEDTSVEDIKGKTLLHTGGGSASGGQPEDGTESARGWHGLGSSAKAVVGADLPKRIFVRWQSIVEPQTYSVWIDIPEEARQLMLTSVNQRCSKTPEKRATYISSVYLGLAPGGIVQVWVRDSCHHPVVVAKAKAEIEPLGPSQGKTQGRYAYPVSEKSKRYIEKWGIPYGSW, encoded by the coding sequence ATGAAATTATTCGCAACCTTGCTGTGCGCACTGTTTGTTGCTGGTTGTCACGCTGACCCCTTGTCAGCAAAAAACGACCCCAAATCGCCATGGTGGGAACTCGGCTTTACCGAGCCTCGCTATATGAAAGTCTGGGTTGAGGACACCTCCGTCGAAGACATCAAAGGAAAGACGCTCCTGCACACCGGCGGCGGATCCGCTTCTGGCGGACAGCCAGAAGACGGAACGGAGTCTGCGCGAGGCTGGCACGGCTTGGGCAGCTCCGCAAAAGCGGTGGTGGGTGCTGATCTCCCCAAACGAATCTTCGTTCGCTGGCAATCCATCGTAGAGCCTCAAACCTATAGTGTTTGGATCGATATACCCGAAGAAGCCAGGCAATTGATGCTGACTTCGGTCAACCAGCGCTGCTCGAAAACGCCAGAGAAAAGAGCTACCTATATTTCTTCGGTTTATCTGGGCTTGGCCCCCGGTGGCATCGTACAAGTTTGGGTAAGAGACTCATGTCACCACCCGGTCGTAGTGGCGAAAGCAAAGGCTGAAATCGAGCCGTTGGGGCCGAGTCAGGGGAAAACGCAGGGAAGATATGCTTATCCAGTCAGTGAAAAGTCCAAGCGTTATATCGAGAAGTGGGGCATTCCTTACGGTAGTTGGTAA
- a CDS encoding GNAT family N-acetyltransferase, which produces MNFTHRPVLAEDVKTVCGFPQGEQELFFMFPKANYPLTQEQLHTAISQRFDSTIFEADGQIVGFANFYRAEHNGICCIGNVIVAPNARGQGVAGFIVTTMTALAFEKYQADEVQISCFNQNTAGLLLYPKLGFVPFGIEERPAPGGGRSALIQMTKRRT; this is translated from the coding sequence ATGAACTTCACCCACCGGCCCGTGTTGGCCGAAGACGTCAAAACCGTCTGCGGTTTTCCGCAAGGCGAGCAAGAGCTGTTCTTCATGTTCCCGAAAGCAAACTACCCGCTGACGCAAGAGCAATTGCACACGGCAATCAGCCAACGCTTTGATTCCACAATTTTTGAGGCTGACGGCCAGATCGTCGGCTTCGCCAACTTCTACCGCGCTGAACATAACGGCATCTGCTGCATCGGCAACGTCATCGTCGCGCCCAACGCACGCGGCCAGGGTGTGGCTGGATTCATCGTCACGACCATGACCGCATTGGCGTTCGAAAAGTATCAAGCCGATGAGGTGCAGATCTCCTGCTTCAACCAAAACACCGCCGGCCTGCTGCTCTACCCGAAACTCGGCTTCGTCCCGTTCGGCATTGAAGAACGCCCCGCACCGGGCGGCGGACGCTCGGCCCTGATCCAGATGACAAAACGCAGAACCTGA
- a CDS encoding RidA family protein, with protein MSVREKLKALDLRLPEAPVPQGDYVPVVVYNGVAYVSGQVCRLAASVITGPARVGTSDEILALAARTCVLRALSALEQAVGDLNNVERILFVRGFVYAEDGYQNYSKILDEASRLLVDVFGEHGRHARSALGVAGLPSNGLLEMELVVAVR; from the coding sequence ATGAGCGTGCGAGAAAAGCTGAAAGCTCTGGATCTCCGATTGCCCGAGGCACCGGTTCCCCAAGGCGACTATGTGCCGGTGGTGGTTTACAACGGCGTGGCGTACGTCAGCGGACAGGTGTGTCGGCTGGCCGCTAGCGTAATCACGGGACCGGCACGCGTCGGTACATCTGATGAGATCTTGGCACTAGCGGCCCGGACCTGCGTATTACGTGCCTTGAGCGCGCTCGAACAGGCGGTGGGAGACCTGAATAACGTTGAGCGTATTCTCTTCGTGCGTGGCTTCGTGTACGCCGAAGACGGTTATCAGAACTACTCGAAAATTCTCGACGAAGCTTCGCGGTTGTTGGTAGACGTGTTCGGCGAGCACGGACGCCATGCCCGCTCAGCTTTGGGTGTCGCTGGGTTGCCGAGTAATGGGCTTCTTGAAATGGAGCTTGTGGTCGCAGTTAGATAG
- a CDS encoding AMP-binding protein, which yields MSLELQRFKETLRSHAGRNDNAIALWGDTLKIDYTTLYAEVMYRQERLRDENVQVIALALDNGVDAMLWDLAVLFEGLTCVTLPPFFSPVQRAHCLEQSQAERVIAEPDLEAELLAGGYVKNGEFWCRTFSGPSRMPAGTAKLTFTSGTTGTPKGVCLSADSVLRVARELHQASEPTSPRHHMALLPLAILLENLGCYAALYAGAILSLPSQKTLGIQGASGVDVPRLLGYLASRAPESLILVPQLLLMLVSAAEQKAFDPQTLRFAAVGGARVSEDLLHRAQRVGLPVYEGYGLSECASVVCLNRPGARRPGSVGRPLPHIEVRLAEDGEVLIKGSPLLGYLGDAPYADEWWPSGDLGEFDPEGFLYLKGRKKHQFVTSFGRNVNPEWVESELTQRRHIAQAFVYGEAMPQNHALLWPHRTDCSDAELAAAVAEANEVLPDYAQVHRWTRLSQPFSAANGLLTANGRPRREAIVAHYHTQLTESVICEESAL from the coding sequence ATGTCGCTTGAACTGCAACGATTCAAGGAAACCCTGCGCAGCCATGCCGGGCGTAATGACAACGCGATCGCGCTGTGGGGCGACACGCTGAAAATCGATTACACGACCCTGTACGCCGAGGTGATGTATCGCCAGGAGCGCTTGCGCGATGAAAACGTGCAGGTGATCGCACTGGCGCTGGATAACGGCGTCGACGCGATGCTCTGGGATTTGGCCGTGCTGTTCGAAGGCCTGACCTGTGTGACGCTGCCGCCGTTTTTCAGCCCGGTGCAACGTGCCCATTGTCTGGAGCAGAGTCAGGCCGAACGGGTGATCGCCGAGCCGGATCTGGAAGCCGAGTTGCTCGCGGGCGGTTACGTGAAAAATGGCGAGTTCTGGTGCCGCACATTCAGCGGTCCGAGCCGCATGCCCGCCGGCACGGCCAAACTGACGTTCACCTCTGGCACCACCGGCACGCCCAAAGGCGTGTGTTTGAGTGCCGACAGTGTGTTGCGCGTGGCGCGTGAGCTGCATCAGGCCAGCGAACCCACCTCGCCACGACATCACATGGCTTTGCTGCCGCTGGCGATTCTGCTGGAAAACCTCGGGTGTTATGCCGCGCTGTATGCCGGTGCGATATTGAGCCTGCCGAGCCAGAAAACCCTCGGAATTCAGGGCGCCAGCGGCGTCGATGTGCCGCGCCTGCTGGGCTATCTGGCCAGCCGTGCGCCGGAGAGTCTGATTCTGGTGCCGCAGCTGTTGCTGATGCTGGTCAGCGCTGCCGAACAAAAAGCCTTCGATCCGCAGACACTGCGTTTTGCCGCCGTCGGTGGCGCACGGGTTTCGGAGGATTTGCTGCACCGTGCCCAGCGTGTCGGCCTGCCGGTTTATGAAGGGTATGGCTTGTCCGAATGTGCCTCGGTGGTTTGTCTCAATCGCCCCGGTGCGCGGCGTCCGGGCAGTGTTGGCAGGCCCTTGCCGCATATTGAAGTGCGCTTGGCCGAGGATGGCGAAGTGCTGATCAAGGGCTCGCCGCTGCTGGGGTATCTGGGCGATGCGCCGTACGCAGATGAATGGTGGCCGAGCGGTGATCTGGGCGAGTTCGATCCGGAAGGTTTTCTCTATCTCAAGGGTCGCAAAAAGCATCAGTTCGTCACCAGTTTCGGGCGCAACGTCAACCCGGAATGGGTCGAGTCCGAACTGACCCAGCGTCGCCACATCGCCCAGGCGTTCGTCTATGGCGAGGCGATGCCGCAGAACCACGCGCTGCTATGGCCGCACCGCACCGATTGCAGCGATGCGGAGCTGGCCGCTGCTGTCGCCGAAGCCAACGAGGTCTTGCCCGATTACGCCCAGGTACACCGCTGGACGCGTCTATCCCAACCCTTCAGCGCCGCCAATGGCCTGCTCACCGCCAATGGCCGCCCGCGCCGCGAAGCCATCGTTGCGCACTACCACACCCAATTGACTGAATCCGTTATCTGCGAGGAATCCGCATTATGA
- a CDS encoding thermostable hemolysin, which yields MPDFDWNIPLPLHFGQAETPQMTLTHALPDDAQRIAFEAFIQQRFRKAHGADIRHFMPELFGMHNADGELSAVAGVRRAHLESLFLERYLDEPIEPLISAAADRPVTRDGIVEVGNLAASDTGSARLSIIAITYLLAMGGLEWVTFTGNIGLVNSFHRLGLNPVTLCAADPERLGDERQHWGSYYESKPWVHVGNIRAGFIHLRNIGLFTRLGLPTSIEGAFHVA from the coding sequence ATGCCCGATTTCGACTGGAACATCCCCCTGCCCCTGCATTTCGGCCAGGCCGAAACACCGCAGATGACGCTGACCCATGCGTTGCCCGACGACGCACAACGAATAGCGTTCGAAGCGTTCATTCAGCAACGCTTTCGCAAGGCCCACGGCGCTGACATCCGCCACTTCATGCCCGAGCTGTTCGGCATGCACAACGCCGACGGTGAGCTGAGTGCGGTGGCCGGTGTGCGTCGCGCCCATCTGGAGTCGCTGTTCCTGGAGCGTTATCTGGATGAGCCGATTGAGCCGTTGATCAGCGCGGCGGCGGATCGCCCGGTGACGCGCGACGGCATCGTCGAAGTCGGCAACCTTGCGGCCAGCGACACCGGCAGTGCACGCCTGAGCATTATCGCCATCACCTACTTGCTGGCCATGGGCGGTCTGGAGTGGGTGACGTTCACCGGCAATATCGGGCTGGTCAACAGCTTCCATCGTCTGGGCCTGAACCCGGTGACATTGTGCGCCGCAGACCCGGAGCGACTGGGTGACGAGCGTCAACATTGGGGCAGTTATTACGAAAGCAAACCTTGGGTCCATGTCGGCAACATCCGCGCCGGGTTTATCCATTTGCGCAATATCGGCCTGTTCACACGCCTGGGGCTGCCGACCTCGATTGAAGGAGCTTTCCATGTCGCTTGA
- a CDS encoding SDR family oxidoreductase, with amino-acid sequence MQLREARVVLTGASGGIGMAIAHALCAAGARVLAVARHQEALLPLLERYPQNLCWVAADLTFLSDRRKVLAAAEAIGGINLLINAAGVNHFAMLEQLDDNDINAMLAVNISAPICLTKLLLPMLKQADSAMVVNVGSTYGSIGYPGYASYCATKFALRGFSEALRRELADTRVSVLYVAPRATRTSMNSAAAQALNDALKANVDDPQTVASAVIHAIAGDRRDLYLGWPERFFVRLNNLLPHLVDRGLRKQLPLIRRLSEKPENETFKP; translated from the coding sequence ATGCAGCTGCGTGAGGCGCGGGTTGTATTGACCGGTGCCAGTGGCGGCATCGGCATGGCCATCGCCCACGCCTTGTGCGCCGCCGGCGCGCGGGTACTGGCCGTGGCCCGACATCAGGAAGCGCTGCTGCCGCTGCTTGAGCGCTATCCGCAAAACCTGTGCTGGGTCGCCGCCGACCTGACCTTCCTCAGCGACCGACGCAAAGTGCTGGCCGCCGCCGAAGCCATCGGCGGCATCAACCTGCTGATCAACGCGGCCGGGGTCAACCACTTCGCCATGCTTGAGCAGCTCGATGACAACGACATCAACGCGATGCTGGCGGTGAACATCAGCGCGCCGATCTGCCTGACCAAGCTGTTGCTGCCAATGCTCAAGCAGGCCGACAGCGCGATGGTGGTCAACGTTGGCTCGACCTATGGCTCGATCGGCTACCCCGGTTATGCCAGTTATTGCGCGACCAAGTTTGCCCTGCGCGGGTTTTCCGAAGCGCTGCGCCGGGAGTTGGCCGACACCCGTGTCAGCGTGCTCTACGTCGCGCCACGCGCCACCCGTACGTCGATGAACAGCGCCGCCGCGCAAGCTTTGAACGATGCGCTCAAAGCCAACGTCGACGATCCGCAAACCGTGGCGTCGGCGGTGATTCACGCGATTGCAGGCGACCGTCGCGACCTGTATCTGGGCTGGCCGGAACGTTTCTTCGTGCGCCTCAACAACCTGCTGCCACATCTGGTTGATCGGGGTCTGCGCAAGCAGTTGCCGCTGATCCGCCGCCTCAGTGAAAAACCTGAAAACGAGACCTTCAAGCCATGA
- a CDS encoding tetratricopeptide repeat protein, which yields MKKLSACLLLAALSQSVWALDSADQQRLTGIQQSWAHIQYEVAEKQRAAAFEQLSSEATAFTTQRPAVAEAWIWKGIVTSSWAGAEGGLGALSKAKDAKADLEKSLTLDPKALQGSAYTSLAALYDRVPGWPIGFGDSDKAEQLLKQALQLNPNGIDSLYFWGDHLYREKRYAEAKVALQKALQAAPRPGRESADAGRRKEIAALLVDVNKKLD from the coding sequence ATGAAAAAATTGTCCGCATGCCTGTTGTTGGCCGCCCTGAGTCAAAGTGTCTGGGCGCTGGATTCCGCTGATCAACAACGCCTCACCGGCATCCAGCAGAGCTGGGCGCATATTCAATACGAAGTGGCCGAGAAACAGCGCGCCGCCGCTTTCGAGCAACTGTCCAGCGAAGCCACGGCGTTCACCACGCAACGCCCGGCCGTGGCCGAAGCCTGGATCTGGAAAGGCATCGTCACCAGCAGTTGGGCCGGCGCCGAGGGTGGGCTCGGTGCCTTGAGCAAAGCCAAGGACGCCAAGGCGGACCTGGAAAAATCCCTGACCCTCGATCCCAAAGCCTTGCAAGGTTCGGCCTACACCAGCCTCGCCGCGCTGTATGACCGCGTACCGGGCTGGCCGATCGGTTTCGGCGACAGCGACAAGGCTGAGCAACTGCTCAAGCAGGCGCTGCAACTCAATCCCAATGGCATCGACAGCCTGTACTTCTGGGGCGATCACCTCTACCGTGAGAAACGCTACGCTGAAGCGAAAGTGGCGCTGCAAAAAGCCTTGCAAGCTGCGCCGCGTCCGGGCCGGGAAAGCGCCGACGCCGGGCGCCGCAAAGAGATCGCCGCCCTGCTGGTGGACGTCAACAAGAAACTCGACTGA
- a CDS encoding TenA family transcriptional regulator: protein MNFFDTLQEATQQERHELFNLPIILDALQGKVSLESYRAFLAQAYYHVRHTVPLMMACGARLPSRLEWLRKAVCEYIEDEYGHEQWVLNDIAACGGDRDAVRDGQPSLSIELMVSFLYDLIARGNPVGLFGMVNVLEGTSIALATHAAGSIRERLGLPETAFSYLSSHGSLDIEHMQTYRRLMNKLEDPEDQAAVIHASKVVYRLYTDMFRGLPRNTEVQHAAA, encoded by the coding sequence ATGAATTTTTTCGACACCCTGCAAGAAGCCACGCAACAGGAACGCCACGAGCTGTTCAACCTGCCGATCATTCTGGATGCCCTGCAAGGCAAAGTCAGCCTTGAGAGTTATCGGGCATTTCTTGCTCAGGCCTATTACCACGTGCGCCACACCGTGCCGTTGATGATGGCGTGCGGCGCTCGTCTGCCGTCGCGTCTGGAGTGGTTGCGCAAAGCGGTGTGCGAGTACATCGAGGATGAGTACGGCCATGAACAGTGGGTGCTCAACGACATCGCCGCGTGTGGTGGTGATCGCGACGCCGTGCGTGATGGGCAGCCGTCGCTGTCGATCGAGTTGATGGTCAGCTTCCTCTACGACCTGATCGCCCGAGGTAATCCGGTGGGTCTGTTCGGCATGGTCAACGTGCTCGAAGGCACCAGCATTGCCCTGGCCACCCACGCGGCGGGGAGTATTCGCGAGCGTCTGGGGTTGCCGGAAACGGCGTTCAGTTATTTGAGTTCCCACGGTTCGCTGGACATCGAGCACATGCAGACTTACCGCCGACTGATGAACAAACTGGAAGATCCAGAAGATCAGGCGGCGGTGATTCACGCGTCAAAAGTCGTCTATCGCCTGTACACCGACATGTTCCGTGGCTTGCCACGCAACACGGAGGTTCAACATGCAGCTGCGTGA
- a CDS encoding response regulator, with product MRLLLIEDDVALGEGIHQALGREGYTVDWLKDGSSALHALLSETFDVAVLDLGLPRMDGLEVLRRLRDSGSNLPVLILTARDATEDRIAGLDAGADDYLVKPFDLAELKARLRALLRRSAGRAQALIEHAGISLNPGTQQVSYQGQPVALTPKEYQLLHELLSPPGRVMTRDQLIQLLYGWNEEAESNTLEVHIHHLRKKFSTDLIRTIRGVGYLVEERR from the coding sequence GTGCGCTTATTACTGATTGAGGATGACGTGGCGCTCGGTGAAGGCATTCATCAGGCGCTGGGGCGTGAGGGTTACACCGTCGATTGGCTCAAGGACGGCAGCAGCGCGTTGCATGCGCTGCTCAGTGAAACCTTTGATGTGGCGGTGCTTGATCTCGGTCTGCCGCGCATGGACGGCCTCGAAGTGCTGCGCCGTTTGCGCGACAGCGGTTCGAACCTGCCGGTGCTGATCCTCACTGCCCGCGATGCTACCGAGGACCGCATCGCCGGGCTCGACGCCGGGGCCGATGATTATCTGGTCAAGCCGTTCGATCTGGCCGAACTCAAGGCGCGCTTGCGTGCCTTGTTGCGGCGCAGTGCCGGGCGCGCCCAGGCGCTGATCGAACACGCCGGCATCAGCCTCAACCCTGGCACCCAACAGGTCAGCTATCAGGGCCAGCCTGTGGCGCTGACCCCCAAGGAATATCAGTTGCTGCACGAATTGCTCTCGCCGCCGGGCCGCGTGATGACTCGCGATCAATTGATTCAGTTGCTCTACGGCTGGAACGAAGAGGCCGAAAGCAACACCCTGGAAGTGCACATCCATCACCTGCGCAAGAAATTCTCCACCGACCTGATCCGCACCATTCGTGGCGTGGGCTATCTGGTGGAGGAGCGTCGATGA
- a CDS encoding cytochrome b has translation MTRDNAASRYGKLSITMHWLMLVLFVGVYACVEIKGYMPKGSEARGLLMGFHGLFGASIFALVWLRLLGRLTPRPPITPKPPAWQTGIAHLTHLALYGLMIATPILAWLMLAAGDKPFPYFGFHVPAPVAIDPDLAKRLKYWHELIGSSGYWVIGLHAAAGLFHHYWVRDNTLVRMLPGRTGSR, from the coding sequence ATGACTCGCGACAACGCCGCAAGCCGTTATGGAAAACTCTCAATCACGATGCACTGGCTGATGCTGGTGCTGTTCGTCGGCGTTTACGCCTGCGTCGAAATCAAAGGCTACATGCCCAAGGGCAGCGAAGCGCGCGGCCTGCTGATGGGCTTTCATGGCCTGTTTGGCGCGAGCATCTTCGCCCTGGTGTGGCTCCGCCTGCTCGGCCGCCTGACCCCACGCCCACCAATCACCCCCAAACCACCGGCCTGGCAGACGGGCATCGCGCACCTGACGCACCTGGCCCTCTACGGCTTGATGATCGCCACCCCGATCCTCGCCTGGCTGATGCTCGCCGCCGGCGACAAACCGTTTCCGTACTTCGGCTTTCACGTACCAGCCCCGGTCGCCATCGACCCGGACCTCGCCAAACGCCTGAAGTACTGGCATGAACTGATCGGCAGCAGCGGTTATTGGGTGATCGGTCTGCACGCGGCGGCGGGGTTGTTCCACCACTATTGGGTGCGCGATAACACGCTGGTGCGGATGCTGCCGGGCCGCACAGGTTCACGCTGA
- a CDS encoding DUF2235 domain-containing protein, protein MSGYVPNPPKNRRYEEAKPVDIHAQHWAEYEKHGKEPAPAPEKIGIALRIGVFFDGTGNNANNAAAGLICGAHHPIAPNDIDASCKPYMSDPDSSYGNDVSNVKRLSDLYDAPEVAEGEGLRKQAFRMVYVEGIGTRSGEEDSTLGAGAGRGETGVAGRVQSSFVLIEQRINEAVKENPGSEIVSLSFDTFGFSRGAAAARHFANEIVRGKQGPLGEIFRSNSDVFSSSFVDQYQSDINMGFIGLFDTVPSIAGWSNLGNIKSAVAPGIRLYLDRRFFTDVVQLVARDECRGNFALSRVAMDHPEIVLPGVHSDIGGGYLEEAEECVLISPMQTLEVSINTDVTTTSIYQDAVKVRSQWLSKGWPSEMLEIVTPPALLMPIDPQDRLGPRVKRVYAALQLKRPVSGMLARVCLRVMHQQAKAKGVRFNDIPETPEFVIPAELQSMCDRFVSGDYSTTLEEEQMLKLKYIHTSANWNHPLGRRDGSGLRAVYINAPTADAIRVKHPHVPDWTLW, encoded by the coding sequence TTGAGCGGCTACGTCCCCAACCCCCCGAAAAACCGTCGCTACGAAGAAGCCAAACCCGTCGATATCCACGCCCAGCACTGGGCTGAATACGAAAAACACGGCAAAGAACCCGCGCCCGCGCCTGAGAAAATCGGCATCGCGCTGCGGATTGGGGTTTTCTTTGATGGCACAGGTAACAACGCGAACAACGCCGCCGCTGGTTTGATATGTGGTGCGCATCATCCGATTGCACCCAACGACATCGATGCCAGCTGCAAGCCGTATATGAGCGATCCGGACAGCAGTTACGGTAATGACGTTAGTAATGTGAAAAGGCTGAGTGATCTGTATGACGCTCCTGAAGTAGCCGAAGGCGAGGGGCTGCGAAAGCAGGCATTCCGTATGGTGTATGTCGAAGGTATCGGCACCCGATCAGGTGAAGAAGACAGCACATTGGGAGCTGGCGCCGGGCGTGGCGAAACAGGCGTTGCCGGGCGCGTTCAATCTTCGTTTGTGCTCATCGAACAACGTATCAATGAAGCAGTGAAAGAAAATCCGGGGAGTGAAATTGTCTCGTTGAGCTTCGACACTTTCGGATTCAGTCGCGGCGCGGCAGCCGCTCGGCACTTCGCGAATGAGATCGTGCGTGGAAAACAAGGCCCTCTGGGCGAAATCTTTCGCAGCAATTCTGATGTCTTCAGTTCGTCCTTCGTTGATCAATACCAAAGCGACATAAATATGGGCTTCATCGGTCTGTTCGACACGGTGCCGTCAATTGCTGGCTGGTCCAATTTGGGCAACATCAAAAGCGCTGTAGCACCAGGTATCAGGCTTTACCTCGACCGACGCTTTTTCACCGATGTTGTCCAACTGGTTGCTCGGGATGAATGCAGAGGTAATTTTGCCCTCAGTCGCGTGGCGATGGACCATCCAGAAATTGTCCTGCCCGGTGTGCACTCCGATATTGGTGGTGGCTACCTCGAAGAGGCTGAAGAGTGCGTACTCATCAGCCCAATGCAAACTCTTGAGGTGTCCATTAATACGGATGTCACCACCACATCGATCTACCAGGATGCGGTGAAGGTGAGAAGCCAGTGGCTAAGCAAAGGCTGGCCCTCCGAAATGCTGGAGATCGTTACACCACCGGCACTCCTGATGCCAATCGACCCGCAAGATCGATTGGGTCCACGCGTTAAGCGAGTCTATGCTGCCTTGCAGCTAAAACGGCCGGTGAGCGGAATGCTGGCTAGAGTTTGCCTGCGCGTAATGCATCAACAGGCAAAAGCCAAGGGAGTGCGTTTCAACGATATTCCCGAGACCCCTGAGTTTGTAATTCCGGCAGAACTTCAATCCATGTGCGATCGATTTGTCTCTGGTGACTACAGCACCACGCTGGAAGAGGAGCAAATGCTCAAACTCAAGTACATTCATACTTCCGCCAACTGGAACCACCCACTTGGGCGAAGGGATGGAAGTGGCTTGCGGGCGGTATATATCAACGCCCCCACGGCAGATGCAATACGAGTAAAACACCCGCACGTACCTGACTGGACGCTTTGGTAA
- a CDS encoding PhzF family phenazine biosynthesis protein produces MRPEVHMVNVFPAARNGGNPAPTVACADGMSGTDMQAVAKTYGHECGFVCSPPVGTDYDYAFRFWVPNHEMEMCGHATVGAVWLLDQLGMLSKDQLSIWTLSGRVEARVSRNGSEAVKVEITQPKGQVETLSALDVEADILSVLGISSNELAPLPIQNAATSRIKTLIPLKSVEVLDGLKPDFRRVEQLCERIGSTGLYPYAPSDLDARQFNARQFPKSSGYPEDAATGIAAAALAFGLLENGLVTADERPVRVRQGWAMGRPSEISLRFRRDTEGQVQGCWLGGTVSFAEITV; encoded by the coding sequence ATGAGACCAGAAGTTCACATGGTCAACGTCTTCCCTGCCGCCCGCAATGGCGGCAATCCGGCACCTACCGTGGCCTGTGCCGATGGCATGAGCGGGACAGATATGCAGGCTGTAGCCAAGACGTATGGCCATGAATGCGGCTTCGTATGCTCGCCGCCTGTTGGCACCGATTACGACTATGCCTTTCGCTTCTGGGTACCTAACCACGAAATGGAAATGTGCGGACATGCCACAGTTGGTGCTGTGTGGTTGCTGGATCAGTTGGGGATGCTATCCAAGGATCAACTCTCGATCTGGACCCTGAGCGGTCGCGTAGAAGCACGGGTGTCGCGCAACGGCTCCGAAGCAGTGAAAGTCGAAATCACCCAGCCTAAAGGCCAAGTCGAAACGCTTTCGGCACTGGACGTCGAGGCGGATATCCTTTCGGTCTTGGGCATCAGTTCCAATGAACTGGCTCCCCTGCCGATTCAGAATGCCGCCACCAGTCGAATCAAAACCCTGATTCCACTCAAAAGCGTTGAGGTGCTGGATGGTTTGAAACCAGATTTTCGCCGAGTTGAGCAATTGTGCGAAAGGATCGGTTCGACCGGTTTGTATCCCTACGCGCCATCAGATCTTGACGCCCGGCAATTCAATGCGCGGCAGTTCCCTAAATCCTCTGGGTATCCCGAAGACGCAGCCACCGGCATCGCCGCAGCCGCACTGGCTTTTGGACTGTTGGAAAACGGCTTGGTCACCGCAGACGAGCGTCCTGTCCGGGTTCGCCAGGGCTGGGCAATGGGCCGCCCCTCTGAGATTTCGTTGCGCTTTCGGCGGGATACAGAGGGTCAGGTTCAGGGTTGCTGGCTCGGCGGTACAGTAAGTTTTGCAGAGATCACTGTATGA
- a CDS encoding DUF4287 domain-containing protein has translation MSEDNKVKGPASYFPSIEKKYGQPIDHWLTLLASVTDKKHMELVAWLKEEHGMGHGHANALVAHHLAAAKK, from the coding sequence ATGAGCGAAGACAACAAAGTAAAAGGCCCTGCCTCGTATTTCCCCTCCATCGAGAAAAAGTACGGCCAACCCATTGACCACTGGCTGACCCTGCTCGCCAGCGTTACCGACAAAAAACACATGGAACTGGTGGCGTGGCTCAAGGAAGAACATGGCATGGGCCACGGGCATGCCAACGCGCTGGTGGCGCATCATTTGGCAGCGGCCAAAAAGTGA
- a CDS encoding DUF6124 family protein — protein sequence MFKVTPNPPVSDPTSPYESPDSKKFHEAAERALDHYLKPSDQIMACTNEPERMFFANPKYDTESLLANASETLGSASEMLNNFAATLSNAHRKNALGIAQVVMLAELAVNQALDKVEISK from the coding sequence ATGTTCAAAGTAACGCCGAACCCACCAGTGTCCGACCCGACATCCCCCTACGAATCCCCCGATTCCAAGAAATTCCACGAAGCCGCCGAGCGCGCCCTCGACCACTACCTCAAACCCTCTGACCAAATCATGGCCTGCACCAACGAACCCGAGCGCATGTTCTTCGCCAACCCGAAATACGACACCGAATCGCTGCTAGCCAACGCCAGTGAAACCCTCGGCTCCGCCAGCGAAATGCTAAACAACTTCGCCGCTACACTCAGCAACGCTCACCGAAAAAACGCGCTAGGCATCGCGCAAGTCGTGATGCTTGCCGAATTGGCAGTCAACCAAGCGCTGGATAAGGTCGAAATCTCCAAATAA